GGTGATTATGGAACCTTTGTTCGGCGAATAAAAAAACTGGATCGCCAATATTACCCGCGGATGATTCAAGTTTTGTCGAACGGCCAAATCGAGTCCAAATTGTGGTTAATTGAAATGCTCAAGACCGTGCTGCCAGAGCGCCCCTATAATATATACCTTCTCGGCGGGTGGTATGGAATGTTGGGTTTGATGATGTTGTGGTTGATGCCTGGCCACTTTCGTCGCATGTGGAGCTTTGATATTGATCCCGAGTGTGAAAAGGTCATGGATATGATTGCCCGTCAGCACTTGTGGGCAGAAAACTGGGAAATGAGGCCCGCGACCTTTGATATGTACCACCTTCCACTTGGTGCCCCGGACGGGTTAGATGAGGAGTTCCTGAGGTCCTTTTCCATTCCTGAGCAGGGTCCTGATATCATTATTAATACAAGTTGTGAGCATCTTCAGGAGTTCTCCCTGTGGTATGATCGGATCCCCAAAGGAAAAGTGGTTGTTTTGCAATCGAACAACTTCTTTGAATGGAAGGAACACGTTAACTGTGTCGATAGTATTCAGGCGTTTAAGGCCTCCGCACCGATGGACACGGTTTTGTATGAGGGCAGTATGAGCCTGCAGGACTATGAGCGATATATGCTCATTGGGGTCCGATAAAATTGGAGTGATTTTGATGACGAATGTGGACGCACCGAGGATTGATGAGAATGAAGAGCTTCGGGCCGAGGCAATTAGCCCAACTTTTTGTATTCTTCCGTGGATTCACTTGAGCACCCGACCAAATGGACACCTGCGCCTGTGTTGTACGGCCAACGCCTCTTCTGTTGGGGCAACTCAGGACAAAAAGTATGGCGGTGAGGTGGGCATTCTCAAAAACGAGAACGGCCGACCGGCGAACCTCAATAAAACAGACCTTTTGAGTGCCTGGAATAACCAGTATATGCGTGATGTTCGGCAGATGATGCTAAGGGGAGACATACCCGCATCCTGTCTAAAGTGTTTCAAGGAAGAGGAGGCGGGTCACCGCTCCAAGCGTAATTGGGAAACAGAATATTGGAGCAAGCGGGTGAGCTTGCGTCACCTCGTCGAGGCCACGGACGAGGACGGAAGTGTTCCTCCCACAATCACCTATGTGGACCTTCGATTGGGAACAAAGTGCAACTTGAAATGTGTGATGTGTTCGCCCCATGACAGTTCCCTTTGGGTCGGGGACTGGAATCGTCTGTATCCACAGATCGAAAACCCGGAACTCAAAGATCTCATGCAGTGGCGTAACAAGGGAAAGGTGGATGGGGCCACCTATAACTGGCATGTAGACAATCAGGCGTTTTGGGACCAGCTATACGATCAATTGCCCAATATGCGCCAGTTGTACTTTGCTGGTGGTGAAGCAACGATCATTGAGGAACACTATACACTTTTAGAAGAATGCATTCGCCGAGGCCATGCTAATCATATTGAATTGCGATACAACAGTAATGGGATTGAGATTCCCGATCGTTTGCTCGAATTGTGGAATCACTTTCAGCGGGTGCGGTTTCACTTTAGCATCGACAGCCTTGGCGCGATGAATGACTACATCCGCCACCCAAGCCAGTGGAAGGACATCGAGGCTCAGCTGCGTCGGCTTGACGCCACTCCCGATAACATCGAAGTGACGATCGCGTGTGCGATTCAGGTGCTGAACATTTTTTATCTACCAGATTTTATTAAATGGAAGTTGGAGCAGAAGTATCGAAAAATCAACCCATGGCCGTTGGGTGCGGGACTCATTAACGTTCATTTAGTATATCATCCCGCTCATTTGAATATCAAAGTTCTTCCTCCTGAGTTTAAAGAGAAGGTCGCCAAAAAGTATGAGGA
This Pseudobdellovibrionaceae bacterium DNA region includes the following protein-coding sequences:
- a CDS encoding twitch domain-containing radical SAM protein; this encodes MTNVDAPRIDENEELRAEAISPTFCILPWIHLSTRPNGHLRLCCTANASSVGATQDKKYGGEVGILKNENGRPANLNKTDLLSAWNNQYMRDVRQMMLRGDIPASCLKCFKEEEAGHRSKRNWETEYWSKRVSLRHLVEATDEDGSVPPTITYVDLRLGTKCNLKCVMCSPHDSSLWVGDWNRLYPQIENPELKDLMQWRNKGKVDGATYNWHVDNQAFWDQLYDQLPNMRQLYFAGGEATIIEEHYTLLEECIRRGHANHIELRYNSNGIEIPDRLLELWNHFQRVRFHFSIDSLGAMNDYIRHPSQWKDIEAQLRRLDATPDNIEVTIACAIQVLNIFYLPDFIKWKLEQKYRKINPWPLGAGLINVHLVYHPAHLNIKVLPPEFKEKVAKKYEEFYGWLEDRFAGDQDFFASQYGISRLKGLIRFMKAEDWSRRMPQLREYIRLMDGIRGTNFNEVFPEMAELLEGPA